A region of Shewanella sp. Choline-02u-19 DNA encodes the following proteins:
- the rsmH gene encoding 16S rRNA (cytosine(1402)-N(4))-methyltransferase RsmH, with protein MTQSFEHLSVLLTETVAGLNIREDGIYIDGTFGRGGHSRKVLEQLGPNGRLIAIDRDPQAIVAAQQFEDDSRFQIVHGGFGQLAEYAEELGLKGKIDGVLLDFGVSSPQLDDAERGFSFLRDGPLDMRMDNSQGQTAAQWIARAEIEDMAWVFKTYGEEKNSRHIARCIAADREKEPFLRTKALADLIARISKNKERNKHPATRVFQAIRIYINSELEQIDQALEGALKVLAPEGRLSVISFHSLEDRMVKRFIRRHSQGASVPHGLPITEAEINKTRKLKGIGKAIKPSVEEVERNARSRSSVLRIGERLPYDIDEQ; from the coding sequence ATGACGCAATCATTTGAACACCTATCCGTCTTGCTGACAGAAACCGTCGCAGGCCTAAACATACGGGAAGATGGCATCTACATTGATGGTACCTTCGGCCGCGGTGGACATTCAAGAAAAGTGCTAGAGCAGTTAGGCCCTAATGGTCGTTTGATCGCTATCGATAGAGATCCACAAGCTATTGTTGCAGCCCAGCAGTTTGAAGACGATAGTCGATTCCAAATTGTGCATGGTGGCTTTGGACAGTTAGCAGAATATGCAGAAGAGTTAGGCCTAAAAGGCAAAATCGATGGTGTATTACTTGATTTTGGTGTGTCTTCGCCTCAATTAGATGACGCTGAGCGTGGTTTTAGTTTCTTGCGCGATGGTCCCCTTGATATGCGCATGGATAACTCACAAGGCCAAACGGCAGCTCAATGGATTGCCCGCGCTGAAATTGAAGATATGGCATGGGTATTTAAGACCTATGGCGAAGAGAAAAATTCTCGACATATTGCGCGTTGTATTGCGGCCGATCGAGAGAAAGAACCCTTTTTACGCACCAAAGCGTTAGCTGACCTTATCGCACGTATTTCTAAAAATAAAGAGCGTAATAAGCATCCTGCAACACGTGTGTTTCAGGCGATTCGAATTTATATCAATAGTGAGCTTGAACAAATTGATCAAGCGCTTGAAGGGGCATTAAAAGTACTTGCACCTGAAGGTCGCCTATCAGTGATTAGCTTCCACTCATTAGAAGATCGCATGGTTAAGCGTTTTATTCGCCGTCACAGTCAAGGGGCAAGTGTGCCACATGGGCTACCTATCACCGAAGCAGAAATTAATAAAACTCGTAAGTTAAAAGGCATAGGCAAAGCCATTAAACCGTCAGTGGAAGAGGTTGAACGTAACGCGAGATCGCGCAGTTCAGTATTGCGTATTGGCGAGCGCTTACCCTACGATATTGACGAACAGTAA
- the mraZ gene encoding division/cell wall cluster transcriptional repressor MraZ produces the protein MFSGASAISLDAKGRVAIPKRYRESLHAHHNSQLVITVDIQSPCLLVYPIQEWEQVAAKLSQLSDTQPAERAIKRMLLGYAHECELDGNGRILLPTPLRQYANLEKRAMLVGQLNKFELWDEAAWQQQIEESRIAILNEDLAANSRLADFSL, from the coding sequence GTGTTTTCTGGGGCGAGTGCTATCAGCTTAGATGCTAAAGGACGGGTCGCGATACCGAAACGGTACCGTGAGTCTTTGCATGCCCATCATAACAGCCAATTAGTGATTACTGTCGATATTCAATCACCTTGTTTACTGGTCTATCCAATACAAGAGTGGGAGCAAGTTGCCGCTAAATTATCCCAATTATCAGATACACAACCTGCCGAGCGCGCGATCAAACGCATGCTACTTGGTTATGCCCATGAATGTGAGCTTGATGGCAATGGCCGAATTTTACTGCCGACACCCTTACGTCAATACGCCAATTTAGAAAAGCGGGCGATGTTAGTCGGTCAGCTTAATAAGTTTGAGCTGTGGGACGAAGCTGCTTGGCAGCAACAGATTGAAGAGAGTCGCATTGCGATTCTTAATGAAGATTTAGCAGCTAACTCACGTTTAGCTGACTTTTCGCTCTAA
- the glpK gene encoding glycerol kinase GlpK, giving the protein MSKKYVIALDQGTTSSRTIVFDHNANMVASSQREFGQIYPKPGWVEHDAMEIWASQSSTLIEALARADIHSEDVAAIGITNQRETTVIWDKITGKPVYNAIVWQCRRSKAICDELKAQGLEDYVRDTTGLLLDPYFSGTKIKWILDNVDGVRARAERGELLFGTIDTWLVWKLTEGKVHVTDPTNASRTLLFNIHRQEWDEKLLNALNIPRSILPEVKPSSAIYGHTRIVGEGGSIAIAGIAGDQQSALFGQLCIDEGMAKNTYGTGCFLLMNTGTEAVKSKHGLLTTIAVGAKGEVNYALEGSVFMGGATIQWLRDELGLIRDAQDTEYFASKVDDTNGVYLVPAFVGLGAPYWDPDARGALVGLTRGANRNHIIRAALEAIAYQSRDLLDAMSKDSGVQLKQIKVDGGAVANDFLMQFQADITNVEVLRPELTETTAMGAAFLAGLAVGFWSSTAELKHKSGIERRFKPQLNDAARATLYDGWKEAVARTR; this is encoded by the coding sequence GTGTCAAAGAAATATGTCATAGCGCTTGATCAAGGCACTACCAGTTCTAGAACCATCGTTTTTGATCATAACGCGAATATGGTGGCGAGCTCTCAGCGAGAGTTTGGGCAAATTTATCCCAAGCCGGGTTGGGTTGAGCATGATGCGATGGAGATATGGGCATCTCAAAGCTCAACGCTAATAGAAGCATTGGCAAGAGCCGATATTCATAGTGAGGACGTCGCAGCGATTGGCATCACTAATCAGCGTGAGACCACGGTTATTTGGGACAAAATAACGGGTAAACCAGTCTATAACGCTATTGTATGGCAATGCCGAAGAAGCAAAGCGATATGCGATGAATTGAAAGCACAGGGGCTTGAAGATTACGTTAGAGATACCACGGGCTTGCTGTTAGATCCTTATTTTTCAGGTACTAAAATAAAATGGATCCTAGACAATGTTGATGGCGTAAGAGCGCGGGCTGAAAGAGGCGAGCTTTTATTTGGCACCATAGATACTTGGTTAGTCTGGAAGCTTACCGAAGGTAAAGTGCATGTCACTGATCCAACCAATGCCTCGCGTACGTTATTGTTCAATATTCATCGCCAAGAGTGGGATGAAAAGCTGCTTAATGCACTTAATATCCCACGATCCATTCTTCCAGAAGTCAAACCGTCGTCAGCGATCTATGGTCACACCCGTATTGTGGGCGAGGGCGGCAGCATTGCGATTGCAGGGATCGCTGGCGACCAGCAATCAGCGTTGTTTGGTCAACTATGCATTGATGAAGGCATGGCAAAAAATACCTATGGTACTGGCTGCTTTTTATTAATGAACACGGGCACAGAAGCGGTGAAGTCAAAGCATGGTTTACTAACAACCATTGCGGTCGGGGCTAAAGGCGAAGTCAATTATGCGCTCGAAGGGTCGGTATTTATGGGGGGCGCGACCATTCAATGGCTGCGTGATGAGTTAGGTCTTATTCGAGATGCACAAGATACGGAGTACTTTGCTTCAAAAGTAGATGACACCAATGGCGTATATCTGGTGCCGGCATTTGTTGGATTAGGTGCACCGTATTGGGATCCTGACGCTCGAGGTGCATTAGTTGGGCTGACACGTGGTGCAAATCGTAATCATATTATTCGTGCAGCACTTGAAGCCATTGCCTACCAAAGTCGAGATCTGCTTGATGCGATGAGTAAAGACAGTGGTGTGCAGCTTAAGCAGATAAAAGTGGACGGGGGGGCGGTTGCCAACGACTTTTTAATGCAGTTTCAAGCCGATATCACTAATGTAGAAGTGTTGCGTCCAGAGTTAACTGAAACCACGGCGATGGGGGCTGCATTCTTAGCGGGATTAGCGGTCGGCTTTTGGAGTTCTACAGCAGAGCTTAAGCATAAATCGGGCATAGAGCGACGTTTTAAACCGCAGCTGAATGATGCTGCTAGAGCCACTCTGTATGATGGCTGGAAAGAAGCGGTGGCTAGAACACGTTAG
- a CDS encoding outer membrane protein transport protein: MNKRLLTLAVSTVLLGNVTQVQAAGFQLAEYSATGLGRAFAGEAAMADNAAAQFRNPAMLTYLTGTQMTAGAILVMPNIDINGEVTYTDGTNPTSAKDIADDAVIPNFYVSHQINQQWFVGLALGSNFGMATELDDDFRGTQFGNEASVTTIEINPNVAYRINDQFSIGAGVRFVIGEGSIGAKSSVDTVLPTPMGNLPVPKGTTLKYMEGDDTAWGWQLGGAWQINADNRIGLNYRSAVDQNLEGEAGGLAFNPMDPNMKMAGSMELSLPATAEIASFHQLSEKLAIHASINWTDWSSFDKLEAIIPSLSEPTQLVKQENWEDNYRFALGTTYQLNDTLSMRAGVAYDKSAVSDANRTLTIPEMDRLWLSAGMGYRISENFDMDFGLTYIFADESPVVEPRPGIPSDDSSAHFGGTFSGTTSGNILLVGIQTSYRF, translated from the coding sequence ATGAATAAGCGTTTATTAACACTTGCCGTTAGCACGGTACTTTTGGGGAATGTGACACAGGTTCAAGCTGCTGGATTCCAGCTAGCTGAATACTCAGCTACGGGCCTTGGGCGTGCGTTTGCTGGTGAAGCGGCAATGGCTGATAACGCAGCTGCACAGTTTCGTAATCCGGCGATGTTGACTTATTTAACGGGTACTCAAATGACGGCGGGCGCCATTTTGGTTATGCCGAATATCGATATCAACGGCGAAGTGACCTATACCGATGGCACTAACCCTACTTCTGCAAAAGATATCGCTGACGATGCTGTTATTCCAAACTTCTATGTATCTCATCAGATAAACCAACAGTGGTTTGTTGGTCTTGCGCTAGGCAGCAACTTTGGTATGGCGACTGAGCTTGATGATGATTTTCGCGGTACTCAATTTGGTAATGAAGCATCAGTAACCACAATCGAAATTAACCCGAATGTGGCTTACCGCATTAATGATCAATTTAGTATTGGTGCTGGTGTGCGCTTTGTTATTGGCGAAGGCAGCATTGGTGCGAAAAGTTCAGTTGACACCGTTCTTCCTACTCCTATGGGCAATTTGCCAGTACCGAAGGGAACAACGCTCAAATACATGGAAGGTGATGATACTGCTTGGGGCTGGCAGCTTGGTGGTGCTTGGCAGATCAATGCCGATAACCGTATCGGACTGAACTATCGATCTGCTGTGGATCAAAACCTTGAAGGAGAAGCTGGCGGTTTAGCCTTTAATCCTATGGATCCTAACATGAAAATGGCGGGCTCTATGGAGCTGTCATTGCCAGCAACTGCTGAAATTGCTTCATTCCATCAACTCAGTGAGAAGCTAGCGATCCATGCCAGCATCAACTGGACTGATTGGAGTTCATTCGACAAGCTTGAAGCCATTATTCCATCGCTATCTGAGCCGACTCAACTAGTGAAGCAAGAAAACTGGGAAGACAACTACCGTTTTGCACTGGGTACCACTTATCAGTTAAACGACACTCTTAGCATGAGAGCGGGTGTTGCATATGACAAGTCAGCAGTATCTGATGCAAACCGTACTCTAACCATTCCAGAAATGGATCGTCTCTGGTTGAGTGCGGGTATGGGTTACCGCATTAGTGAAAACTTTGATATGGACTTTGGCCTGACTTACATCTTTGCTGATGAATCTCCAGTGGTTGAACCTCGTCCTGGTATCCCATCAGATGATTCTTCTGCACACTTTGGTGGTACTTTTAGTGGAACGACCAGCGGCAATATTTTGTTAGTCGGTATTCAAACAAGTTACCGCTTCTAA
- the leuD gene encoding 3-isopropylmalate dehydratase small subunit yields the protein MQPFIAHTGLAVIIDSANIDTDQIIPKQFLSKVTRDGFGIHLFHDWRYLDDAGNEPNPDFSLNKPRYKGASVLVSQENFGCGSSREHAPWALADFGLKAIIAPSFADIFYGNSINNGLLPVQLTETEVAQLITEIEAQPGAEVHVDLQALTVTSPSGAVFSFQIAESARHNLLNGLDAIGLTLAQSDAIATYEANLPAWRV from the coding sequence ATGCAACCATTTATTGCACACACAGGGCTTGCGGTTATCATTGATAGCGCAAACATTGATACCGACCAGATTATTCCGAAGCAGTTTTTGTCTAAGGTGACCCGCGATGGTTTTGGCATTCACCTGTTCCATGACTGGCGTTATCTTGATGATGCCGGCAATGAGCCTAATCCTGATTTTAGTTTAAATAAACCCCGTTATAAAGGGGCCTCTGTCTTAGTCTCGCAAGAGAACTTTGGCTGTGGTTCTAGTCGAGAACACGCCCCATGGGCACTGGCTGACTTTGGTTTAAAAGCCATTATTGCCCCGAGCTTTGCCGATATCTTTTATGGCAACTCAATCAACAATGGTTTATTGCCCGTTCAGTTAACAGAAACAGAAGTTGCTCAATTGATCACAGAGATTGAAGCGCAACCAGGCGCCGAGGTCCATGTTGATCTGCAAGCATTAACTGTGACGTCGCCGTCTGGCGCGGTGTTTAGCTTCCAAATAGCGGAGTCTGCCAGACACAACTTGCTAAATGGTCTCGATGCGATTGGATTGACGTTAGCTCAATCTGATGCGATTGCAACGTACGAAGCAAATTTACCGGCATGGAGAGTTTAA
- the leuC gene encoding 3-isopropylmalate dehydratase large subunit, translating into MAKTLYEKVWDDHIVVATKGEAPIIYVDRHLVHEVTSPQAFSGLQVAGRKMRAPEKTFATMDHNTSTTSASLDALSIMARTQVQTLERNCKEFGVRLYDIHHKNQGIVHVMGPELGITLPGTVIVCGDSHTATHGAFGALAFGIGTSEVEHVMATQTLRQLKAKTMKIEVRGHVADGITAKDIVLAVIGKIGMDGGTGYVVEFCGEAIEALSMEGRMTVCNMAIEMGAKAGMIAPDATTAAYIKGREFAPKGDNWEQAVAAWAQLKTDDDAVFDATVTLEAGDIAPQLTWGTNPGQVVAIDQLVPNPIDAINSTVRSSIEKALKYVDLSAGTLMTDVDINKVFIGSCTNSRIEDLRAAAVHAKGRQVAQGVTAIVVPGSGLVKEQAEAEGLDKIFLDAGFEWRLPGCSMCLAMNDDKLEAGDRCASTSNRNFEGRQGRGSRTHLVSPAMAAAAAIAGHFVDIRKPY; encoded by the coding sequence ATGGCTAAGACGTTATATGAAAAGGTATGGGATGACCATATTGTGGTGGCGACAAAAGGTGAAGCACCGATTATCTATGTCGATAGACATCTCGTCCATGAAGTGACCTCGCCTCAAGCATTTAGTGGTTTGCAAGTGGCGGGTCGCAAAATGCGCGCCCCAGAAAAAACTTTTGCCACCATGGACCATAACACCTCAACGACCAGTGCTAGCTTGGATGCCTTAAGTATTATGGCGCGCACTCAAGTGCAAACCTTGGAGCGCAACTGTAAAGAGTTTGGTGTGCGTCTTTATGATATTCATCATAAGAACCAAGGTATTGTGCATGTAATGGGCCCTGAACTGGGTATTACCTTACCGGGCACTGTGATTGTATGTGGCGATTCACATACTGCAACTCACGGCGCTTTTGGGGCGTTAGCATTTGGTATCGGTACCTCGGAAGTTGAACATGTGATGGCAACGCAGACGTTACGTCAGCTAAAAGCCAAGACGATGAAGATTGAAGTGCGTGGCCACGTTGCTGATGGCATTACCGCAAAAGATATCGTATTGGCAGTTATTGGTAAGATTGGCATGGACGGCGGTACGGGCTACGTGGTTGAGTTTTGTGGCGAAGCCATTGAAGCGCTTAGCATGGAAGGCCGCATGACCGTGTGTAACATGGCCATCGAGATGGGCGCCAAAGCGGGCATGATAGCCCCTGACGCAACCACCGCTGCGTACATTAAGGGTCGTGAATTCGCACCAAAAGGCGACAATTGGGAGCAAGCCGTTGCGGCTTGGGCGCAATTGAAAACAGACGATGATGCAGTATTTGATGCGACGGTGACGCTTGAAGCGGGCGATATTGCTCCACAGTTAACTTGGGGAACCAACCCTGGACAAGTGGTGGCGATTGACCAATTGGTGCCTAATCCAATTGATGCCATCAATTCAACGGTTCGTTCAAGTATCGAGAAAGCCCTTAAATATGTTGATTTGAGCGCAGGCACCTTAATGACAGATGTAGACATTAATAAGGTGTTTATCGGTTCATGTACTAACTCTCGTATTGAGGACCTTCGCGCTGCTGCGGTACATGCTAAAGGGCGTCAAGTTGCCCAAGGCGTGACTGCGATAGTGGTGCCAGGTTCTGGCCTTGTGAAAGAGCAAGCAGAAGCGGAAGGCTTAGATAAGATATTTTTGGATGCTGGCTTTGAGTGGCGTCTACCGGGGTGCTCTATGTGCTTAGCGATGAATGACGATAAGTTAGAAGCGGGCGATCGCTGCGCATCGACGAGTAACCGTAACTTTGAAGGTCGACAAGGGCGAGGTAGCCGCACTCACTTGGTGAGTCCCGCTATGGCCGCTGCTGCAGCTATTGCAGGTCATTTTGTTGATATCCGTAAACCTTACTAG
- the leuB gene encoding 3-isopropylmalate dehydrogenase, with amino-acid sequence MSYQIAVLAGDGIGPEVMAEARKVLTAIEERFALSIEYTDYDVGGAAIDNQGCPLPEATLKGCEAADAILFGSVGGPKWEHLAPNDQPERGALLPLRGHFELFCNMRPAKLHAGLEHMSPLRSDISSRGFDILCVRELTSGIYFGKPKGRQGEGENEEAFDTMRYSRKEITRIAKIAFETAQGRRKKVTSVDKANVLACSVLWREVVETVAKDYPDVELEHIYIDNATMQLLRRPNEFDVMLCSNLFGDIISDEIAMLTGSMGLLSSISMNSSGFGLYEPAGGSAPDIAGQGIANPVAQILSAALLLRHSLKQEAAATAIELAVGKALGDGYLTGELLPAEERHNAKSTRQMGDYIAQLVREGV; translated from the coding sequence ATGAGTTATCAAATAGCAGTGTTAGCTGGAGATGGGATTGGTCCTGAAGTCATGGCAGAAGCCCGTAAAGTACTTACGGCTATTGAGGAACGCTTTGCTCTTTCTATTGAATATACTGACTACGATGTTGGCGGCGCCGCGATTGATAATCAAGGTTGCCCGTTACCGGAGGCGACTCTTAAAGGCTGTGAAGCCGCTGACGCTATTCTTTTTGGTTCAGTAGGCGGTCCTAAGTGGGAACACTTAGCGCCAAATGATCAACCAGAGCGTGGAGCATTATTGCCGTTGCGTGGTCACTTTGAGCTGTTCTGTAATATGCGTCCGGCTAAATTACATGCTGGGCTTGAGCATATGTCACCGCTGCGCAGTGATATTTCATCACGTGGATTTGATATACTTTGCGTGCGAGAACTCACCAGTGGTATCTATTTTGGTAAGCCTAAAGGCCGTCAGGGCGAAGGTGAAAACGAAGAAGCGTTTGATACCATGCGTTATAGCCGTAAAGAGATCACCCGTATTGCTAAAATTGCTTTTGAGACCGCTCAAGGTCGTCGTAAAAAAGTCACCTCCGTTGATAAAGCGAATGTGCTGGCATGTTCAGTGTTATGGCGTGAAGTTGTTGAAACGGTAGCGAAAGATTATCCAGATGTTGAGCTTGAACATATCTATATTGATAATGCGACCATGCAACTATTACGTCGCCCCAATGAGTTTGATGTGATGCTCTGTTCTAACTTATTTGGCGATATCATCTCTGACGAGATAGCCATGCTAACCGGATCTATGGGCTTACTATCGTCTATCAGTATGAACAGTTCAGGTTTCGGTTTGTATGAGCCCGCTGGCGGCAGTGCGCCAGATATTGCGGGTCAAGGTATTGCCAATCCAGTGGCGCAGATTTTGTCTGCAGCTTTGTTATTGCGCCATAGCTTAAAGCAAGAAGCAGCCGCAACGGCGATAGAGTTAGCGGTAGGTAAAGCATTAGGTGACGGTTATTTAACCGGTGAATTACTGCCAGCTGAGGAGCGTCACAATGCAAAATCAACCCGCCAAATGGGCGATTATATTGCTCAGCTTGTAAGAGAAGGTGTTTAA
- the leuA gene encoding 2-isopropylmalate synthase, producing MSNRVIIFDTTLRDGEQALAASLTVKEKLQIALALERLGVDIMEVGFPVSSPGDFKSVQTIARTVKNSRVCALARALEKDIDAAAQALSVADQFRIHTFISTSTIHVESKLKRSFDQVLEMAVAAVKYARRFTDDVEFSCEDAGRTPIDNLCRMVEEAIKAGARTINIPDTVGYTVPSEFGGIIQTLFNRVPNIDQAVISVHCHDDLGLSVANSITAVQHGARQIECTVNGIGERAGNCSLEEIAMILSTRKGTLGLETGINAKEIHRTSSLVSQLCNMPVQANKAIVGANAFTHSSGIHQDGMLKAKNTYEIMTPESIGLNRSNLNMTSRSGRHVIKHRMSELGYSEQDYDMDVLYNDFLVLADKKGQVFDYDLEALAFMEAQAEDDDHFKLQQLVVHSDSTEGSATATVKIEVNGQTITEAAIGNGPVDAAYKAVARASGCEIDITSYQLGAKGEGQNALGQVDITASYRQQNFHGVGLATDVVEASAKALVHVMNLTWRADKVADCKQKIKQNKQELGCV from the coding sequence ATGTCTAACCGCGTGATTATATTTGACACGACACTACGTGATGGCGAGCAAGCATTAGCTGCTAGTTTAACGGTTAAAGAAAAGCTTCAAATTGCGTTGGCCTTAGAACGTCTTGGCGTTGATATCATGGAAGTTGGTTTTCCGGTGTCATCACCGGGTGATTTTAAGTCGGTGCAGACGATTGCTAGAACGGTAAAGAATAGCCGTGTTTGTGCACTAGCAAGGGCATTAGAAAAAGATATCGATGCAGCCGCACAAGCCTTATCGGTTGCTGATCAGTTCCGTATCCATACCTTTATATCAACCTCAACCATTCACGTTGAAAGTAAGCTTAAGCGTTCTTTTGATCAAGTATTGGAAATGGCAGTGGCTGCTGTTAAGTATGCGCGCCGCTTTACCGATGATGTTGAATTCTCATGTGAAGATGCTGGTCGAACCCCTATTGATAACCTTTGCAGAATGGTTGAAGAGGCCATTAAGGCTGGTGCTCGCACCATAAACATTCCTGATACTGTCGGTTACACCGTACCGAGTGAATTCGGTGGCATTATTCAAACCTTGTTTAACCGAGTACCTAATATCGACCAAGCCGTTATCTCGGTTCATTGTCATGACGACCTTGGTTTGTCGGTGGCTAACTCTATAACTGCAGTGCAGCACGGTGCCCGCCAAATTGAGTGTACCGTCAACGGTATTGGTGAGCGTGCCGGTAACTGTTCGTTAGAAGAGATCGCGATGATTTTGTCGACCCGTAAAGGCACTTTGGGTCTAGAGACAGGCATTAATGCCAAAGAGATCCATCGTACTTCGAGTTTGGTGAGCCAGCTTTGTAATATGCCAGTGCAGGCAAACAAAGCCATTGTGGGTGCTAACGCCTTCACACACTCTTCCGGTATTCATCAAGATGGTATGTTAAAAGCGAAAAATACCTACGAGATTATGACACCAGAAAGTATCGGCTTAAACCGTAGCAATCTGAACATGACGTCACGCTCTGGAAGACATGTTATTAAGCATCGTATGAGTGAACTCGGTTATAGCGAGCAAGATTACGACATGGACGTGCTATATAACGATTTCTTAGTGTTGGCGGACAAAAAAGGCCAGGTGTTTGATTACGATCTTGAAGCGTTAGCCTTTATGGAAGCACAAGCGGAAGATGATGATCATTTTAAGCTACAGCAGTTAGTGGTGCATTCAGATTCTACCGAAGGCAGCGCTACAGCCACCGTTAAAATTGAAGTCAATGGTCAAACGATTACCGAAGCGGCTATTGGTAATGGCCCTGTCGATGCAGCTTATAAAGCGGTTGCTCGTGCAAGTGGCTGTGAGATAGACATCACTAGCTACCAGCTTGGCGCGAAAGGCGAAGGGCAGAATGCACTGGGTCAGGTCGATATTACCGCCAGTTATCGTCAGCAGAACTTCCACGGTGTCGGACTTGCCACAGACGTTGTTGAAGCCTCGGCTAAAGCATTAGTTCATGTGATGAACCTTACTTGGCGAGCCGATAAAGTCGCTGATTGTAAGCAGAAGATTAAACAGAATAAGCAAGAACTCGGCTGTGTTTAG
- a CDS encoding histidine kinase, giving the protein MDFRIIVLCLACWVSPVYAGTLEQLDQLNTLVFQYPSQALSEINTLESHFEGVVRSDSILMRLSALKCESYIQLGENAAAVNLARLSEARAKQLGLEQARPYFLNCMAQAYANFGDYQQALPLLYSSISLSRQLKQPQALIGGLWLRSLLNANVNHNNAAIEDLRLALDIYPDITQQKQKWTWPPKGYLYTSMAKQLAEIGEQKEAEKNLKKALNEETTQGKVLLFIALDMARFAQQNQQPNLRNKYTQIARVKLAELSTPLELAIAYKTIALIDFDSGKYSSAEQLLNLSLSTFRKEADAINTISVLWLNAQVNLKRDNEAAGLTLMEQAISLAKDNARYSDLKNCYATLATYFAEQGKFSLAYQYQLKQLEALENETLSIKNIWLSQLKADLSRKEQITPPTHSLITATTSNGIMLSSFFPIALVIVSLVIFITWYQRKLPQQKQTEHLVVNLDTKMDKKKSLEDLLNINKQAGYPLSLLVFNPKHIIAADVPIVIEQLQTKLREQDVLLQQSDQQIIIMLPHTSEQGAMNVIKQLSSTISVWQEESKVNIGLASMQQFDDLHSMIKRANINQLRKLKTN; this is encoded by the coding sequence ATGGATTTTAGGATCATCGTTCTTTGTCTGGCATGCTGGGTTTCGCCAGTATATGCGGGCACGTTAGAACAACTTGATCAATTAAATACCCTTGTATTTCAATATCCAAGTCAAGCATTGTCAGAGATTAATACGCTCGAAAGTCACTTTGAGGGGGTAGTAAGATCAGACTCTATATTAATGCGCTTAAGTGCGCTTAAATGTGAATCCTATATTCAACTTGGCGAAAATGCGGCAGCAGTCAATCTCGCACGTTTAAGCGAAGCTAGGGCAAAACAATTAGGACTTGAACAAGCTCGGCCCTACTTTTTAAACTGTATGGCGCAAGCTTATGCAAACTTCGGTGACTATCAACAAGCATTACCGCTGTTATACTCCTCTATTTCATTGTCACGTCAGCTAAAACAGCCTCAAGCGTTGATAGGTGGCCTCTGGCTAAGAAGCCTGCTTAATGCCAATGTTAATCACAACAACGCGGCCATTGAAGATCTACGATTAGCCCTCGATATCTATCCAGACATTACTCAACAAAAACAAAAATGGACTTGGCCGCCTAAAGGCTACCTATACACATCAATGGCCAAACAGTTGGCGGAGATAGGCGAACAAAAAGAGGCAGAGAAAAACTTGAAAAAAGCCTTGAATGAAGAGACAACACAAGGAAAAGTTTTACTTTTTATTGCGCTCGATATGGCAAGATTCGCCCAGCAAAATCAACAACCAAACCTGCGTAATAAGTATACTCAGATAGCAAGAGTCAAGCTCGCCGAGTTAAGCACACCGTTGGAGCTTGCGATTGCTTACAAAACAATTGCACTTATTGATTTTGACAGCGGGAAATACAGTAGCGCAGAACAATTATTAAACCTCAGTTTAAGTACATTTCGTAAGGAAGCTGATGCTATTAACACCATTAGTGTTTTATGGCTAAATGCCCAAGTTAATCTAAAGCGGGATAATGAAGCTGCGGGTTTGACACTAATGGAACAAGCAATATCATTGGCGAAGGACAATGCTCGTTACTCAGATTTAAAGAATTGCTATGCCACTTTGGCGACTTACTTTGCAGAGCAGGGAAAGTTCTCACTCGCGTATCAATATCAGCTTAAACAATTAGAGGCTCTCGAAAATGAAACGCTATCGATTAAGAATATTTGGTTATCTCAGCTAAAGGCAGATTTAAGCCGTAAAGAGCAGATAACCCCGCCAACACACTCCCTTATCACGGCAACAACATCCAATGGGATAATGCTCAGTTCTTTTTTCCCTATCGCGTTAGTGATCGTCAGTTTGGTTATATTCATCACTTGGTACCAAAGAAAACTACCGCAACAAAAACAAACTGAACACCTCGTAGTCAATCTTGACACCAAGATGGATAAGAAGAAATCTCTTGAAGATCTGCTCAATATCAATAAACAGGCTGGCTACCCTTTGTCCTTATTAGTCTTTAATCCCAAGCATATTATTGCTGCTGATGTGCCGATTGTTATAGAACAACTACAAACAAAGTTGCGGGAACAAGATGTGTTATTACAGCAATCTGATCAGCAGATCATCATCATGCTGCCGCATACATCAGAGCAGGGTGCGATGAATGTGATTAAGCAGCTATCGAGTACCATTTCAGTGTGGCAAGAAGAGAGCAAAGTCAATATTGGCCTAGCATCTATGCAACAGTTTGATGATCTGCATTCAATGATAAAGCGAGCCAATATTAACCAACTGAGAAAGCTAAAAACGAACTAA